CATATACCCACGCCTCTTCGCAGCAGAGCGCACCGGCAGAAAAGCCGTCGTTTCCTGCGTAGCTGGCGAATATCATCAAATCGGCGGGCGCATGGTTGCAGATACCTTTGAAATGTGTGGATGGGATGGATACTTCCTTGGAGCCAACACCCCCATGGAGGAGCTCTGCCACATCCTTCTTGAAAAAAAACCAAACATGCTGGCACTCTCCCTGAGTGTCTTCTTCAACCTGCATCACCTGCACACGGCCATTGCGAGGATCCGCACAGACATGCCCGAAATCCCCATCATTGTCGGCGGCCAGGCATTTCGCTGGGGCGGACGGGATATCGGGAGCACCTATTCCGGAGTGCGCTATATTCCCACCCTGCAGCATCTCGAAAGAGTACTGCACCAGGAGTACGCCCCATGAAACATGACATAGGCACCCCGCTGCTCCATCACATCATGGAGCGCAGCGCCATGGCAGTGCTGGTACTGGACCGCGAAGGACGTATTCTGGAAACAAATAGCTACGCGAAAAGCCTAGTAGGCCGTGACATCCTTCGCCTCTTCCTCTCGGAAGTCATACTGGACTTCTCCAGCACCTTCTGCCTGAAAAGCTGCCTCCAGAACAGTAAAGATTCTTACCTCCTCAACCTTCCTTCAATAGACGGTTTGGCCCACACTCTGTACTTTCGCTTTTACGAAGAAGCTGAATACATTCTTGCCATAGGTGAGCAGCATCACGAAGAAATCAACCTGCTGCGCAAAAACATGATTGACCTGAACCACGAGCTCGGCAATGCCAACCGGGACCTGCAAAAAAAACACGCTGAACTGGAAAAGCTCAATGAGTTAAAAAATCAGTTCCTCGGCATGGCGGCTCACGACTTGCGCAACCCCATCGGCACCATCATGACCTTGAGCGATTTTCTGTTGGAAGAGGCCTTTGAG
This portion of the Desulfurispirillum indicum S5 genome encodes:
- a CDS encoding cobalamin B12-binding domain-containing protein, which produces MNPQNNPHSPISRQPDAVIIPETNYQAFLKVLLQGDRSSCHTQVESMLRQDTPIRAIYVELFQRALYEVGALWETNRISVAVEHLATAIVESLLGTIYPRLFAAERTGRKAVVSCVAGEYHQIGGRMVADTFEMCGWDGYFLGANTPMEELCHILLEKKPNMLALSLSVFFNLHHLHTAIARIRTDMPEIPIIVGGQAFRWGGRDIGSTYSGVRYIPTLQHLERVLHQEYAP